A region of Gordonia crocea DNA encodes the following proteins:
- a CDS encoding cutinase family protein, which translates to MIRRWSALALSAFTALSGLVIAAAPASAARCADVEVLWARGTAEPAAPIGLTGLAFVETLRRHTPGRSLHAQGVQYEASDKFTNRGEFAHSVNRGVKAAQNEIKYLSARCPRSRIVFGGFSQGAVVAGYALVDKLQIPRKYQQYAHYAPAPLPASVTPHIAAVITFGAPSKRFIRDVGAPPITIAGRFAPKVAQFCAPGDTICNGAPVGGPSIQHAFYAFNGMMDAASDFVVRRL; encoded by the coding sequence ATGATTCGACGTTGGTCTGCCCTTGCCCTGAGCGCATTCACCGCCCTGTCCGGGCTGGTGATCGCCGCCGCCCCGGCGTCGGCTGCGCGCTGCGCCGACGTGGAGGTGTTGTGGGCCCGGGGAACGGCCGAACCCGCAGCCCCCATCGGGTTGACCGGCCTGGCGTTCGTCGAAACGTTGCGCCGACACACCCCCGGCCGATCGCTGCACGCCCAGGGCGTCCAGTACGAGGCGAGTGACAAGTTCACCAACCGCGGCGAGTTCGCCCACTCGGTGAACCGTGGGGTCAAGGCCGCCCAGAACGAGATCAAGTACCTCTCGGCGCGGTGCCCGCGCAGCCGGATCGTGTTCGGCGGGTTCTCCCAGGGCGCCGTCGTCGCCGGGTACGCCCTGGTCGACAAGCTTCAGATCCCGCGCAAGTACCAGCAGTACGCGCACTACGCGCCGGCGCCGCTGCCGGCGAGCGTGACCCCGCACATCGCCGCGGTGATTACCTTCGGAGCCCCGTCGAAGCGGTTCATCCGCGACGTCGGCGCACCGCCCATCACCATTGCCGGGCGCTTCGCACCCAAGGTCGCGCAGTTCTGCGCCCCCGGTGACACCATCTGCAACGGTGCCCCCGTCGGCGGGCCGAGTATCCAGCACGCCTTCTACGCGTTCAACGGGATGATGGACGCCGCATCGGACTTCGTGGTGCGACGGCTCTGA
- a CDS encoding peroxiredoxin has protein sequence MKPGDTAPDFALPDQTGTTRSLSELLADGPVALFFYPAAFTPGCTKEACHFRDLAAEFAAAGVQRVGISRDAVEKQERWTGEHNLDYPLLADVDGAVAQAYGVRRGLLGKVGMPTKRTTFAIRADGTVADVIASEFDMSVHADRALSALAPK, from the coding sequence ATGAAACCCGGTGACACCGCACCCGACTTTGCCCTGCCGGACCAGACCGGCACGACCCGCAGCCTGTCCGAACTGCTCGCCGACGGACCGGTCGCCTTGTTCTTCTACCCGGCGGCGTTCACGCCGGGTTGTACCAAGGAGGCCTGTCACTTCCGCGACCTCGCGGCCGAGTTCGCCGCCGCGGGGGTCCAGCGGGTCGGCATCAGCCGGGACGCGGTGGAGAAGCAGGAGCGCTGGACCGGCGAACACAACCTGGACTATCCGTTGCTCGCCGACGTCGACGGCGCGGTCGCGCAGGCCTACGGCGTGCGCCGCGGGTTGTTGGGCAAGGTCGGGATGCCGACCAAGCGCACGACCTTCGCCATCCGTGCCGACGGCACCGTGGCCGACGTGATCGCCTCGGAGTTCGACATGTCGGTGCACGCCGACCGGGCGTTGTCGGCGCTCGCGCCCAAGTAG
- a CDS encoding SelT/SelW/SelH family protein: MPEPATTEPAITITYCSQCNWLLRASWLAGELLSTFGAELAGVTLVPGTGGVFTVDVDGERVWDRTADGGFPDAAQLKRRVRDAALPDWNLGHGEAP, encoded by the coding sequence ATGCCCGAACCCGCGACGACCGAACCCGCGATCACCATCACCTACTGCAGCCAGTGCAACTGGTTGCTGCGCGCGAGTTGGTTGGCCGGCGAGCTGCTCTCGACGTTCGGCGCCGAGCTGGCCGGGGTGACCCTGGTTCCCGGTACCGGCGGGGTCTTCACCGTCGATGTCGACGGGGAACGGGTCTGGGACCGCACAGCCGACGGCGGCTTTCCCGACGCGGCGCAGCTCAAACGCCGGGTGCGCGACGCAGCCCTGCCCGACTGGAACCTCGGGCACGGCGAAGCGCCCTGA